In the Campylobacter concisus ATCC 51562 genome, one interval contains:
- a CDS encoding alpha-2-macroglobulin family protein has translation MRQKVALMALLGVVNLYAFSLNGTAEIKSPLSVEFGLEDKVSKNLIGTLSDKKIISCQPALNGIVKFRDQSLLLFTKDMHAGLDYSCKLENGSTASFATKEFELTKIEKISDSKYIVKFNDEVNIEAIKNIAVKDAKFKAIELSNNSFELNLDKNLSNPVFDFGEKFESKFGATLSGETIVNFADEISEESVNINDNAKSLEIPEIYPVSLDNGILGFRIYLKNWLDDDINLKKFINIKGVKNFSISDVKYSDNYEENSELSEYYYYIDITSDDFKPQNSYEITIKPGFGDDRNVVREESSYEVVAGNFTPFANFINNEPYISSVGEIGIRSANLAELNVSVERLAEQNFRFFLNFNYDSENLSSFSTQVAQKSYKLDGALNEIALNKIKLDFAGAGDGVYKINLNYGKNKSVSKVVYLSDIAVNVKLGKDEIFVFANRLGENTMLPNANVKIYGVKNEEIAIGATNDEGVFKFNKKDIHKIASSVVVSLGKEQNFLIIQENEALNDAQFISQNPSDTIDVYTHFASNIIRPNESLQGAIYLRDRDFKPLKNMPVKIKFIDPQGKSSSEISQNTNDAGMINFEKEILSDLSGRFNMQVIYASKVISSVPFYVESFVPNRIKNEIVLESEKFFKNDLLRANLISNYLFGGAASELDGNLQVDFFDDEYKNSEYKEYKFKNDTIKASSYPGYVSDFALSKDGKSSHIIDLSFSTKNAPSIIRGVINFNVNDDGKNVSEAKSFTLYPYKDMVGIAASTTFAEPNEDVKLRTVVLEMSSQKAVKSNLKFDVKRVSWQYQRDANGYIKWIRTLEDIDSFYKSSGEFGYKFTQSGSYVITATNLVSGASTSLDIDVSGYNYSTLAPTKELSKSQIKLNKSVYKRGDELSADISSAIKEGIALVTLEDAGVKAYKVVKIKNNSANVKFKLDFDFSGLYVSANIYRMTDAGLTPFRTYGKVYANGDKSSRKIDLSLDAPKVAKSDENIKISLKTKPKAYVNLFITDVGVLDITSQKPADPLKFFDKILPDGVFDYDIYNRLTNYKVEGKILNFGGDMTAMAMEAKMAKHASPVDSKNVKTFANLISLQADDKGEISYEFKTPNGFNSAVRVDVVANNESGMNAVSSEILIKDEVIIKPSVVVYLLKGDELNANLRLINTTNEDKNLTIKVASSKNLSIKTKENANLKPLENKAFTFKISALEAGAAEYNVTISDKNSSKTVQSLLDVVNPYTISTYAKSSVFDKESMISLPKGFHNVSIDASSSVSSVLLAASKNLVEYPYGCAEQRSSRLLALLNLKPKDELEKNDQKRFITHGMSELIKMQKPDGSFGYWSDLGYTNAFANIFTTDVLLDLEEAGYDIGKRVKQSAVNSMAKYVNSDLEALYSLYVSARANMVDKSLLNKIYDDKAYNTTALNKYLMAAALKLSGLNDEAKVALKDIKKAQAADYSKDYSSFGSKMRDNAFILYLHAKYFEKNDYSDDLANFLITNLNELSSTQERAFTLRALNAYFGKDSGEKNNKFKLSYNGSSKEFDGLLSVSFTTKDGNFTITPLGKNKLYATILSYAYVPLEIKHKIEPKELDIYRTFVDEKGKELGLDSLKVNDVIYSKVVINSKTMVRNGVINEVVSSCFEPINENLSGFNKSFKDSIELEYQSIKDDRVLSFYTLDSDKREAVLYTPYRVRLSGKCSLGAVTTENMYNERQNDYDLAQRSFTVK, from the coding sequence ATGCGTCAAAAAGTAGCACTTATGGCACTCCTGGGGGTGGTAAATTTATATGCTTTTAGCCTAAATGGTACTGCTGAGATAAAATCGCCCCTAAGTGTAGAATTTGGACTAGAAGATAAAGTAAGCAAAAATCTTATTGGAACACTAAGCGATAAAAAGATCATCTCATGCCAGCCGGCACTAAATGGCATAGTAAAATTTAGGGATCAAAGCTTGCTACTTTTTACAAAAGATATGCACGCTGGTTTGGATTATAGCTGCAAGCTTGAAAACGGAAGCACTGCTAGTTTTGCCACGAAAGAATTTGAGCTAACAAAGATAGAAAAAATAAGCGATAGCAAATATATAGTTAAATTTAATGATGAAGTAAATATTGAAGCTATCAAAAATATTGCTGTAAAAGATGCAAAATTTAAAGCGATTGAGCTTTCTAACAATAGCTTTGAGCTTAATCTTGATAAAAATTTAAGCAATCCAGTTTTTGATTTTGGTGAAAAATTTGAGAGCAAATTTGGCGCAACGCTTTCAGGTGAAACGATAGTAAATTTTGCTGATGAAATAAGTGAAGAAAGCGTAAATATAAATGATAATGCAAAGAGTCTTGAGATACCAGAAATTTATCCAGTGAGCCTTGATAATGGCATCTTGGGCTTCAGAATTTATCTAAAAAATTGGCTTGATGACGACATTAACTTAAAGAAATTTATAAACATTAAAGGTGTAAAAAACTTTAGCATTAGTGACGTCAAATATAGTGACAACTATGAAGAAAACTCAGAGCTTAGCGAATATTATTACTACATTGATATTACAAGTGACGATTTTAAGCCACAAAATAGTTATGAAATCACCATTAAGCCAGGCTTTGGCGATGATAGAAATGTAGTAAGAGAAGAAAGTAGCTATGAAGTAGTAGCTGGCAATTTCACTCCATTTGCAAATTTTATAAATAATGAGCCATATATCTCAAGCGTCGGTGAGATCGGTATCAGAAGTGCAAATTTAGCTGAGCTAAATGTAAGTGTGGAAAGGCTTGCTGAACAAAATTTTAGATTTTTTTTAAATTTTAACTACGATAGCGAAAATCTAAGTAGCTTTAGTACTCAAGTAGCACAAAAGAGCTATAAGCTTGATGGTGCTTTAAATGAGATCGCGCTTAACAAGATAAAACTTGACTTTGCAGGTGCAGGAGACGGCGTATATAAGATAAATTTAAACTACGGCAAAAACAAGAGCGTCTCAAAAGTGGTTTACTTAAGCGACATTGCCGTAAACGTCAAGCTTGGCAAGGATGAAATTTTTGTCTTTGCAAATCGCCTTGGCGAAAATACAATGCTGCCAAATGCAAATGTTAAAATTTACGGTGTAAAAAACGAGGAAATAGCTATTGGTGCTACAAATGATGAGGGTGTATTTAAATTTAATAAAAAAGATATACACAAAATCGCATCATCTGTCGTGGTTTCGCTTGGCAAAGAGCAAAATTTCCTCATCATACAAGAAAATGAAGCACTAAATGATGCTCAATTTATAAGCCAAAATCCAAGTGATACCATCGATGTCTATACGCATTTTGCGTCAAACATTATAAGGCCAAATGAGAGCTTGCAAGGGGCAATTTATCTAAGAGATAGAGATTTTAAACCGCTTAAAAATATGCCAGTTAAGATTAAATTTATAGACCCACAAGGCAAAAGCAGTAGTGAAATTTCACAAAATACAAATGATGCTGGCATGATAAATTTCGAAAAAGAGATATTAAGTGATCTAAGCGGTAGATTTAACATGCAAGTTATTTACGCTAGCAAAGTGATATCAAGCGTACCATTTTATGTCGAGAGCTTTGTGCCAAATAGGATTAAAAATGAAATTGTCCTTGAGTCGGAAAAATTTTTCAAAAACGATCTTTTAAGGGCAAATCTAATAAGCAACTACCTTTTTGGCGGTGCGGCTAGCGAGCTTGATGGAAATTTACAAGTAGACTTTTTTGATGATGAATACAAAAATAGTGAATACAAAGAGTATAAATTTAAAAACGATACGATAAAAGCAAGCTCATATCCAGGCTATGTTAGTGATTTTGCACTTTCAAAAGATGGCAAATCAAGCCATATTATAGATCTTAGTTTTAGTACTAAAAACGCACCTTCTATCATAAGAGGTGTTATAAATTTCAACGTAAATGACGATGGTAAGAACGTAAGCGAGGCAAAAAGCTTTACACTTTATCCATATAAAGATATGGTCGGAATAGCCGCTAGTACGACTTTTGCTGAGCCAAACGAGGATGTAAAACTAAGAACGGTCGTACTTGAGATGTCAAGCCAAAAGGCTGTAAAGTCAAATTTAAAATTTGATGTAAAACGTGTTTCATGGCAGTACCAAAGGGATGCAAATGGCTATATAAAATGGATACGAACACTAGAAGATATTGATAGTTTTTATAAAAGTAGCGGTGAGTTTGGGTATAAATTTACACAAAGCGGTTCGTATGTGATCACTGCGACAAATTTAGTAAGTGGAGCAAGTACGAGCCTTGATATCGATGTTAGCGGATATAACTATTCAACTCTTGCACCTACAAAAGAGCTTAGCAAGTCTCAGATCAAGCTAAACAAAAGCGTTTATAAAAGAGGCGATGAGCTAAGTGCGGACATCAGTTCTGCCATAAAAGAAGGTATCGCTCTTGTCACGCTTGAGGATGCAGGTGTCAAGGCCTACAAGGTGGTTAAGATCAAAAATAATTCAGCAAATGTTAAATTTAAGCTCGACTTTGACTTTAGTGGTCTTTATGTAAGTGCAAACATCTACCGCATGACTGATGCTGGATTAACTCCGTTTAGAACATATGGCAAAGTCTATGCAAATGGCGATAAGTCTTCAAGAAAGATTGACCTTAGTCTTGATGCGCCAAAAGTCGCAAAAAGCGATGAAAACATCAAAATTTCACTAAAAACAAAGCCAAAAGCATATGTAAATTTATTTATCACAGATGTTGGCGTACTTGATATAACCTCACAAAAACCAGCCGATCCACTTAAATTTTTTGACAAAATTTTACCAGACGGTGTATTTGACTACGACATTTATAATAGGCTCACAAATTACAAGGTCGAAGGTAAAATACTAAATTTTGGTGGTGACATGACGGCGATGGCCATGGAGGCCAAGATGGCAAAACATGCAAGCCCGGTCGATAGTAAAAATGTAAAAACTTTTGCAAATTTGATAAGCCTTCAAGCAGACGACAAGGGTGAAATTTCATACGAGTTTAAAACACCAAATGGTTTTAACTCGGCTGTCAGAGTGGACGTTGTGGCAAATAATGAAAGCGGTATGAACGCAGTAAGTAGCGAAATTCTCATAAAAGATGAAGTCATCATAAAGCCAAGTGTCGTAGTTTATCTCTTAAAAGGCGATGAGCTAAATGCAAATTTAAGGCTCATAAATACGACAAATGAGGATAAAAATTTAACCATAAAAGTGGCTAGCAGTAAAAATTTAAGCATCAAGACAAAAGAAAATGCAAATTTAAAGCCACTTGAAAATAAAGCCTTTACGTTTAAAATTTCAGCTCTTGAGGCTGGTGCGGCCGAGTATAACGTGACTATAAGTGACAAAAATAGCTCAAAAACTGTCCAAAGCTTACTTGACGTTGTCAACCCTTACACAATAAGCACCTACGCAAAAAGTAGTGTCTTTGACAAAGAGAGCATGATCTCACTTCCAAAAGGCTTTCATAATGTTAGTATAGATGCGTCAAGCTCTGTCTCAAGTGTGCTTTTGGCAGCTTCTAAAAATTTAGTCGAGTATCCTTATGGATGTGCTGAGCAAAGGAGCTCAAGACTGCTCGCGCTTTTAAATTTAAAGCCAAAAGATGAGCTTGAAAAAAATGATCAAAAGAGGTTTATCACTCACGGTATGAGTGAGCTTATCAAGATGCAAAAGCCAGATGGTAGCTTTGGTTACTGGAGTGATCTAGGCTATACAAATGCATTTGCAAACATCTTTACAACTGATGTATTGTTGGATCTTGAAGAGGCTGGATATGATATAGGCAAAAGAGTAAAACAAAGTGCTGTAAATTCAATGGCAAAATATGTAAATAGCGATCTTGAAGCGCTCTACTCTCTATATGTAAGTGCTCGTGCAAATATGGTTGACAAGTCGCTACTAAATAAAATTTACGATGACAAAGCCTACAATACAACCGCGCTTAATAAATATTTAATGGCAGCAGCTTTGAAACTAAGCGGACTAAATGACGAAGCAAAAGTAGCACTAAAAGATATTAAAAAAGCTCAAGCGGCTGATTACAGCAAGGATTATTCTAGCTTTGGCTCAAAGATGAGAGATAATGCGTTTATTCTATATCTGCATGCAAAATATTTTGAGAAAAACGACTACTCAGATGATCTTGCAAATTTCTTGATCACAAATTTAAATGAGCTAAGCTCAACACAGGAGCGTGCATTTACCCTTAGGGCACTAAATGCTTACTTTGGCAAAGATAGTGGCGAGAAAAACAATAAATTTAAGCTTTCCTACAACGGTTCAAGTAAAGAATTTGACGGCCTTTTAAGCGTATCTTTTACAACAAAAGATGGAAATTTCACTATTACACCACTTGGCAAAAACAAGCTATATGCCACTATTTTAAGCTACGCTTACGTGCCACTTGAGATCAAGCACAAAATAGAGCCAAAAGAGCTTGACATCTACCGAACATTCGTGGATGAAAAGGGCAAAGAGCTAGGTCTTGACAGCTTAAAAGTAAATGACGTCATCTACTCAAAAGTAGTAATAAACTCAAAAACAATGGTCAGAAATGGCGTTATAAACGAGGTCGTAAGTAGCTGCTTTGAGCCGATAAATGAAAATTTAAGTGGTTTTAATAAGAGTTTTAAAGATAGTATTGAGCTTGAATATCAGAGCATAAAAGATGATCGCGTTTTAAGTTTTTATACATTAGATAGTGATAAGAGAGAGGCTGTGCTTTACACACCTTATCGTGTAAGACTTAGCGGCAAATGCTCGCTTGGTGCGGTCACAACTGAAAATATGTATAACGAAAGACAAAACGACTACGACTTAGCTCAAAGAAGCTTTACCGTAAAATAG
- the pbpC gene encoding penicillin-binding protein 1C, whose protein sequence is MKKFKFLKFLALFLALVVAIFLILDQIYPLNLDALKKDEAKILLDKNGEIINMKLSSDGIWRFHEQSFPNSLKQCVVLFEDRYFYYHFGVNFASIFRAFFHNLRSDNRIGASTITMQVARMLEPSDRSYKNKIKEIFRAFQLELHFSKDEILNFYLNLAPYGGNIEGAKAASFFYFGKELNELSYAQAALLSTIPKNPNKNRLDRVSNINALKNRVIKMLYKANLIDLSAFKRAQAEPFKNVRAKAIVTAEDYANVAFKNQISKANLDLNLQKDMLKILKDAMFSLKAKNANNAAAVVIDNKKMSVVAFIGSHDEHARDGKNSALNMKRNTGSTLKPFIYSLALDSGLITPNSQLIDTQIYIKEYAPKNFSNDFLGIVSAKDALNFSLNIPVINLNLKLKDNSLYELLEKVNLVDEDKEYYGASITLGSAEMSLLDLAHLYTIYANDGIYRPLEFAGKNYKNEEKNATLISPQSAYLTAKMLSEASRSYLKNVWQYAQNTPKIAFKTGTSANSRDLYAIGVDENYTIAIWIGNFNASKTDKLTGLNDVSKSLFDMFKIIAQKEKLRFMSEPDGIEKLPTCLDAFSYETCKKTALDDRIKGIDLKDKCESLRGEELDFLVKNELLDKDEIQKSPCAEIFKDKKPVFAYPYDKEEIVTDENITQVMVKCYAFLGDEIYLKIDDLNFTKIENASEKKLDMTLGEHSLKCLDENSNQSEITIKLRR, encoded by the coding sequence ATGAAAAAGTTTAAATTTCTAAAATTCCTTGCCCTATTTTTGGCTTTAGTGGTCGCTATTTTTTTGATACTTGATCAAATTTATCCACTAAATTTAGACGCGCTTAAAAAAGACGAAGCCAAAATTTTACTTGATAAAAATGGCGAGATCATAAATATGAAGCTTAGTAGCGATGGAATTTGGAGATTTCACGAGCAAAGCTTCCCAAACTCGCTAAAACAATGCGTTGTGCTATTTGAGGATAGATACTTTTATTACCATTTTGGCGTAAATTTTGCCTCCATTTTTAGAGCATTTTTTCACAACCTAAGAAGCGACAACCGCATAGGGGCTAGCACTATCACGATGCAAGTAGCTAGGATGCTTGAGCCAAGTGATCGAAGCTATAAAAACAAGATAAAAGAAATTTTTAGAGCATTTCAGCTTGAGCTTCACTTTAGCAAGGATGAAATTTTAAATTTTTATCTAAATTTAGCCCCATATGGCGGTAACATCGAGGGTGCAAAGGCGGCAAGTTTCTTTTACTTTGGCAAGGAGCTAAATGAGCTAAGCTACGCTCAGGCCGCACTTTTAAGCACGATCCCTAAAAATCCAAATAAAAATAGACTAGACCGCGTTTCAAACATAAATGCCTTAAAAAACAGGGTCATAAAGATGCTTTACAAGGCAAATTTAATCGATCTTAGCGCCTTTAAAAGAGCGCAGGCTGAGCCATTTAAAAATGTAAGAGCAAAAGCTATCGTAACCGCGGAAGATTATGCAAATGTCGCTTTTAAAAACCAAATTTCAAAGGCAAACCTGGATCTAAATTTACAAAAAGATATGCTTAAAATTTTAAAAGACGCGATGTTTTCGCTAAAGGCTAAAAATGCAAACAATGCCGCTGCGGTAGTCATTGATAATAAAAAAATGAGCGTTGTTGCCTTTATCGGCTCACACGATGAGCACGCACGTGATGGCAAAAACTCAGCTCTAAATATGAAGCGAAATACTGGCAGCACATTAAAGCCTTTTATCTACTCACTTGCGCTTGATAGCGGGCTTATAACGCCAAATTCGCAGTTAATAGACACGCAAATTTATATAAAAGAGTATGCTCCAAAGAATTTTAGTAATGATTTTTTAGGTATCGTAAGTGCGAAAGATGCTCTAAATTTTAGTCTAAATATCCCAGTTATAAATTTAAACTTAAAGCTAAAAGACAATTCGCTTTACGAACTACTTGAAAAGGTAAATTTAGTAGATGAAGATAAAGAGTATTATGGAGCTTCTATAACGCTTGGAAGTGCTGAAATGAGCCTGCTTGATCTTGCTCATCTTTATACTATTTATGCAAACGACGGCATTTATAGGCCACTTGAGTTTGCTGGCAAAAATTACAAAAATGAAGAGAAAAATGCAACTCTCATCTCGCCTCAAAGTGCCTATTTAACCGCTAAAATGCTAAGCGAAGCCTCAAGATCGTATCTAAAAAATGTTTGGCAGTACGCCCAAAATACGCCAAAGATCGCTTTTAAAACTGGCACAAGCGCAAACTCACGTGATCTTTACGCCATAGGCGTTGATGAAAATTACACAATTGCTATTTGGATTGGAAATTTTAATGCCAGTAAAACTGATAAATTAACAGGACTAAATGACGTATCAAAGAGCCTTTTTGATATGTTTAAGATAATTGCTCAAAAAGAGAAGTTAAGATTTATGAGTGAGCCAGATGGCATAGAAAAGCTACCAACCTGCCTTGATGCTTTTAGCTATGAAACGTGCAAAAAAACGGCACTTGATGATAGGATAAAGGGTATAGATTTAAAGGATAAATGCGAAAGTTTAAGGGGCGAAGAGCTTGATTTTTTGGTTAAAAATGAGCTTTTGGATAAAGATGAGATACAAAAAAGTCCTTGTGCTGAAATTTTTAAAGATAAAAAGCCAGTTTTTGCCTATCCTTATGACAAAGAAGAGATAGTGACAGATGAAAATATTACCCAAGTTATGGTAAAATGCTACGCGTTCTTAGGTGATGAAATTTACCTAAAAATAGATGATTTAAATTTTACAAAGATAGAGAATGCAAGTGAGAAAAAGCTTGATATGACTCTTGGCGAGCATAGTCTAAAGTGTCTTGATGAGAATTCAAATCAAAGTGAAATAACAATAAAACTAAGGAGATAA
- a CDS encoding ATP-dependent helicase, with amino-acid sequence MPLSRLNKEQYTAATAPFGHNLIIASAGTGKTSTIVARIAHLLNLGVKPEKILLLTFTNKAASEMIERLNRYFDKQITSKITAGTFHSVSFSLLKSLDKGVTLKQPSELKTLLKSLVERRKFYHLSDVKPYGGAYLYDLYSLFQNSEQGTTFGKWISDKSEEQGVYAEIYEDVLEEFEAEKAKFAYADFNDLLIKMRDELKKGANLAYDEILIDEYQDTNTLQGSLIDAFATKSLFCVGDFDQSIYAFNGANIEIIGSFKDRFPNANIYALNVNYRSSSSILALANKVINNNPRLYEKHLTVSREGNFKPPRLLVYNELFDQYQNIADIISLSPFNRENIAIIFRNNSSADGIEVALKERGIGSKRKGGVSFFESREIKALIDIMGIYVNPKDIMAFIHICEYAKGVGSAVSKEIFDALLKLGHGNLIKGIVEPDESVNISSNKRRNYQLGLFDDLDEFAEVSRFSKLGFSDKFLGHPVLKLQKLSESGAQFLYEIYNFLRGMRNISKPATMINEIKTSKIYSLIVENISTKRATLKNGNVDLALKEEVKERIMAKSVVLSELAKKYQDISKFYNFLALGSNEMSEGQGVSLLSVHASKGLEFDQVFIVDLAQNRFPNLKLMSMGGSLEEERRLFYVAVTRAKDELYLSYAKYDKIKKVNYQPSRFLIEAGMAKEEV; translated from the coding sequence ATGCCCTTATCTAGGTTAAACAAAGAACAATACACTGCCGCAACTGCGCCATTTGGACACAATCTCATCATCGCTTCAGCTGGCACTGGCAAGACTAGCACGATTGTCGCTCGCATCGCTCATCTACTAAATTTAGGCGTAAAGCCTGAGAAAATTTTGCTTCTAACTTTCACCAATAAAGCGGCCAGCGAGATGATAGAGCGTTTAAATAGATATTTTGATAAACAAATCACCTCTAAAATCACTGCAGGCACATTCCACTCGGTCTCATTTTCGCTTTTAAAAAGCCTTGATAAAGGCGTCACGCTAAAGCAGCCAAGCGAGCTAAAGACGCTTTTAAAAAGTCTTGTTGAGAGGCGAAAATTTTACCATTTAAGCGATGTCAAGCCTTATGGCGGAGCCTATCTATATGACCTTTACTCGCTATTTCAAAACAGCGAGCAAGGCACCACCTTTGGCAAGTGGATAAGCGATAAGAGCGAAGAGCAGGGCGTTTATGCTGAAATTTATGAAGATGTTTTAGAGGAGTTTGAGGCTGAAAAGGCTAAATTTGCCTACGCTGACTTTAACGACCTTCTCATAAAAATGCGCGACGAGCTAAAAAAGGGAGCAAATTTAGCTTATGATGAAATTTTGATCGACGAGTATCAAGACACAAACACGCTTCAAGGCAGCCTCATAGACGCATTTGCGACAAAGAGCCTCTTTTGCGTGGGCGATTTTGACCAGAGCATCTACGCGTTTAACGGCGCAAATATCGAGATCATTGGCTCATTTAAAGATCGCTTCCCAAACGCAAATATCTACGCTTTAAATGTAAATTACCGCTCAAGCTCAAGCATACTTGCCCTTGCAAATAAGGTCATAAATAACAATCCAAGGCTTTATGAAAAGCACCTAACCGTAAGCCGTGAGGGAAATTTCAAGCCTCCAAGGCTACTTGTCTATAACGAGCTTTTTGATCAGTATCAAAATATCGCCGACATCATCTCGCTCTCGCCATTTAATAGAGAAAATATCGCCATAATTTTTAGAAATAACTCATCAGCTGATGGCATCGAGGTCGCGCTAAAAGAGCGAGGCATCGGCTCAAAGCGAAAGGGCGGGGTGAGCTTTTTTGAGAGCCGCGAGATCAAGGCGCTCATCGACATCATGGGAATTTATGTCAATCCAAAAGATATAATGGCATTTATCCACATCTGCGAATACGCAAAAGGCGTTGGCAGCGCAGTTAGCAAAGAAATTTTTGACGCACTACTTAAGCTTGGGCATGGAAATTTGATAAAAGGGATAGTTGAGCCAGATGAAAGCGTAAATATCTCATCAAACAAAAGGCGAAACTACCAGCTTGGCCTTTTTGACGATCTTGACGAATTTGCCGAAGTTTCAAGGTTTTCTAAGCTTGGCTTTAGCGATAAATTTCTGGGCCACCCAGTGCTAAAACTACAAAAGCTAAGCGAGAGTGGGGCGCAGTTTTTATATGAAATTTACAACTTTTTAAGAGGTATGAGAAATATCTCAAAGCCAGCTACAATGATAAACGAGATAAAAACTAGCAAAATTTACTCTCTCATCGTCGAAAACATCAGCACAAAAAGGGCAACTCTAAAAAACGGCAATGTTGATCTTGCCCTAAAAGAAGAGGTCAAAGAGCGCATAATGGCAAAGAGCGTGGTGCTAAGCGAGCTAGCTAAAAAATATCAAGATATCAGTAAATTTTATAACTTCTTAGCCCTTGGCAGCAACGAGATGAGCGAAGGGCAGGGCGTTAGCTTACTTAGCGTGCATGCGAGCAAGGGGCTTGAGTTTGACCAAGTTTTTATCGTCGATCTCGCGCAAAACCGCTTTCCAAATTTAAAGCTAATGAGTATGGGCGGTAGTCTAGAAGAAGAAAGACGGCTCTTTTACGTGGCCGTAACTCGTGCAAAAGACGAGCTATATCTAAGTTATGCAAAATACGACAAGATAAAGAAGGTGAATTATCAGCCAAGTAGGTTTTTGATAGAGGCTGGCATGGCAAAAGAGGAAGTTTAA
- a CDS encoding efflux RND transporter periplasmic adaptor subunit, with the protein MKKSKILIILLILGVGGYFIYDNFFKIKDEKVEFITKKAKKGSFSKKVDATGEIFATELVDVGAQVSGQIKKLYIKLGDQVKKGDMIASIDSSTQQNNIDNKEAQLAIYKAQLESAKVALNIAKTQFDRENALFAKNATSKQEFESAKNTYSANSAKIKELEAQIKQTNIELSTAKINLGYTKITAPRDGIIVSVQVEEGQTVNANQTTPTIVKIADLSYVKMKMQIAEGDITKIKVGTPVEYSILSEPTKKFQTTVSSIDPGLTTLSDGSYGSSSSSKSTSSSTSSNSAVYYYAQSIVENKDKILRIGMTTQNELLIANVKDAIIVPSIGIKRDENGTFVYILKDGKAVKTAVKTGIKDNLDTQIISGVNDGDEIITSQGSASEIAKMIEKENKKF; encoded by the coding sequence ATGAAAAAATCTAAAATTTTAATAATCCTGCTTATTTTAGGCGTCGGTGGATATTTTATCTATGATAATTTTTTTAAGATAAAAGATGAAAAGGTGGAATTTATCACCAAAAAGGCAAAGAAAGGTTCATTCAGTAAAAAAGTCGATGCGACTGGAGAAATTTTCGCCACCGAGCTAGTTGATGTGGGTGCTCAGGTGAGCGGCCAGATAAAAAAACTCTACATTAAGCTTGGAGATCAGGTCAAAAAAGGCGATATGATCGCAAGTATCGATAGCTCGACCCAGCAAAATAACATTGATAATAAAGAAGCACAGCTTGCTATCTACAAAGCTCAGCTTGAAAGCGCAAAAGTGGCTCTAAACATTGCAAAAACGCAGTTTGATAGAGAAAATGCACTTTTTGCCAAAAACGCCACTTCAAAACAAGAATTTGAAAGCGCAAAAAATACTTATAGCGCAAATAGTGCCAAGATAAAGGAGCTTGAAGCTCAGATCAAGCAGACAAATATCGAGCTAAGTACTGCTAAGATAAATTTAGGCTACACAAAGATCACCGCCCCAAGAGATGGCATAATAGTAAGCGTGCAGGTTGAAGAGGGACAGACTGTAAATGCTAATCAAACTACGCCAACTATCGTAAAGATCGCAGATCTTAGCTATGTTAAGATGAAGATGCAAATAGCTGAGGGCGACATCACAAAGATAAAGGTTGGCACACCAGTTGAATACTCGATACTCTCTGAGCCAACGAAAAAATTTCAAACGACGGTTAGCTCGATCGACCCTGGCTTAACGACATTAAGCGATGGTAGCTATGGTTCTAGCAGTAGTAGCAAATCCACAAGCTCAAGCACTTCAAGCAACTCAGCTGTTTATTATTACGCGCAAAGCATAGTTGAAAATAAAGATAAAATTTTAAGAATAGGTATGACAACACAAAATGAGCTTTTAATAGCAAATGTAAAGGACGCTATCATCGTACCAAGCATCGGCATCAAAAGAGATGAAAACGGCACTTTTGTCTATATTTTAAAAGACGGCAAAGCGGTAAAAACAGCGGTCAAAACTGGCATAAAAGACAACCTTGATACGCAGATCATTAGCGGTGTGAACGATGGCGACGAGATCATCACATCACAAGGCTCAGCAAGCGAGATAGCCAAGATGATCGAAAAAGAAAATAAGAAGTTTTAA